In Capsicum annuum cultivar UCD-10X-F1 chromosome 11, UCD10Xv1.1, whole genome shotgun sequence, one genomic interval encodes:
- the LOC124888827 gene encoding uncharacterized protein LOC124888827, producing MDLIIKKGKLRRGGKGQPRVRWGSLTPISALEIGVKLEGKGVWKYRVYVDSMWNRAVGCIRESAREVLGVSRGWSDRYQGDWWWNEDVKKNMETKKAAYAKSKMEYLECKFSDSRREEEVVVKLDSQAVCKWSSFKYLGSMIHGNRDIDEDVSHHIGAGWIKWRLVSGISYNKKVPPKIKGKFYRIAIWPALLYGAEC from the exons ATGGACTTGATTATCAAGAAGGGCAAGTTGAGGCGGGGTGGGAAGGGTCAACCTAGAGTTAGGTGGGGCAGCCTTACTCCGATTAGTGCTTTAGAGATAGGGGTGAAGTTGGAGGGAAAAGGGGTGTGGAAGTATAGGGTgtatgtggatagtatgtggaaTAGGGCTGTTGGTTGCATTAGGGAGTCTGctagggaggtgttgggtgtttcgagaGGCTGGTCTGACCGGtatcagggggattggtggtggaatgaagatgttAAGAAGAATATGGAGACGAAGAAGgcggcttatgctaa GagcaagatggagtacttggaatgcaagtttagtgactcaagGCGCgaggaggaggtggtagtgaagttggattctcaggcggTTTGCAAGTGGagtagttttaagtatctcgggtctatgATTCATGGGAATAGAGatatagatgaggatgtctctcaccataTTGGGGCTGGTTGGATTAAATGGAGGCTCGTTTCAGGAATTTCATAcaataagaaggtgccccccaagataaaaggcaaattctatagaattgCAATCTGGCCTGctttgttgtatggagcggagtgttag